The following coding sequences are from one Ooceraea biroi isolate clonal line C1 chromosome 5, Obir_v5.4, whole genome shotgun sequence window:
- the LOC109611536 gene encoding zinc finger protein 717-like, whose protein sequence is MSCDARGRRFCYKRHTVSVFGSDEAAHTLLQESNVKLAVLNTVCLPCVTKIEDFLKKSFRDLPLERLTAKRARIENPMQGFTDRDTSISTDDLKISGTLPVVQTQSTTDPAVLRNAQAGKSVSIYTEDKRSINSATNARCGARVDSSQVCENTVRTKKRRGPLTCGFCRKEFNHAGDLNKHRRTHTGEQPYRCNKCQQRFSHASNLTRHQRTHSGIRPFSCQICGRTFTRKDKLTVHLTATRCAKTLKEKPTSVPQSDTV, encoded by the exons ATGTCATGCGACGCTCGTGGACGTCGGTTTTGTTATAAGAGACATACTGTCTCGGTATTCGGAAGTGACGAAGCGGCACACACGCTTCTACAGGAATCGAACGTGAAACTTGCG GTTTTGAACACAGTCTGCCTTCCTTGTGTTACCAAAATTGAGGATTTTCTCAAGAAGAGTTTTCGCGATCTACCTCTGGAGAGACTAACCGCCAAGAGAGCTCGCATTGAAAATCCAATGCAGGGATTCACCGATCGGGACACCTCGATCTCGACTgacgatttaaaaatttcgggAACGTTGCCGGTTGTCCAGACACAAAGTACAACCGATCCCGCGGTACTCCGTAACGCGCAAGCAGGAAAATCCGTGAGCATTTACACCGAGGATAAAAGAAGCATTAATTCTGCTACTAACGCTCGGTGCGGAGCGCGTGTTGACAGCTCGCAGGTCTGCGAAAATACCGTGCGGACGAAGAAGAGGCGAGGTCCGTTAACGTGCGGTTTTTGCCGGAAGGAATTCAATCATGCGGGCGATCTTAATAAGCACCGGAGGACGCACACCGGCGAGCAGCCTTACAGGTGTAACAAGTGCCAGCAGAGGTTCTCGCATGCGTCCAATCTCACCAGGCATCAACGTACACACTCCGGAATAAGACCGTTCTCCTGTCAGATCTGCGGACGCACCTTCACCAGGAAGGACAAGCTCACCGTACACTTAACGGCGACTCGTTGCGCGAAAACTTTGAAAGAAAAGCCTACGAGCGTTCCGCAATCTGATACGGTATAA
- the LOC105287677 gene encoding BRISC and BRCA1-A complex member 1, which produces MSDKESSDELQVINERLQAITTAESAYNNAQQQQQQPQQQVKSLRKNTNDALRHPVDGKKTCTATSTIATNTDDGAFIRSTPELNLPEKILLVVDTVREQQCTPFKLGTGAMYPPLFMIKRVVENFVGAKSTIQPGMHEYALMTLDSQDAFWLCDYTSNTKTVLNHLEGITENVSDEEQQTYDLGQLFEAIHARIAMPARHQPSFVSRVILIYARSNTIPKFHTSRKYLENLTENPYFFLDVLFVHEPPEDDNMCEAVYAEIATLDTTSFSYIFEVGRNAAKIHDNMAKLLAHPLQRPPQRDTSYTLYSTTAAREVHTNV; this is translated from the coding sequence ATGTCAGATAAAGAATCGAGCGACGAGCTGCAGGTGATAAACGAGAGGCTGCAGGCAATCACAACTGCCGAAAGCGCATACAACAATgcgcaacagcagcagcaacagccaCAACAACAAGTCAAGAGTTTGCGGAAGAACACTAATGATGCGTTGCGTCATCCCGTAGACGGCAAAAAGACCTGCACTGCTACCAGTACTATCGCTACCAACACAGACGATGGTGCTTTCATAAGGAGCACGCCAGAGCTGAACCTGCCCGAAAAGATTTTGCTAGTCGTTGACACGGTAAGAGAACAGCAGTGCACACCTTTCAAGCTTGGCACGGGCGCGATGTATCCGCCACTGTTCATGATTAAACGCGTGGTAGAGAACTTTGTGGGCGCCAAATCCACGATACAGCCTGGCATGCACGAGTATGCGTTGATGACCCTGGACTCGCAGGACGCATTCTGGCTCTGCGACTACACTAGCAACACCAAGACCGTACTGAATCACCTGGAGGGCATCACGGAGAACGTGTCGGACGAGGAGCAGCAGACCTACGATCTGGGACAGCTGTTCGAAGCGATACACGCGCGAATAGCGATGCCAGCGCGGCATCAGCCAAGCTTCGTGTCACGCGTGATCCTGATATACGCACGTTCAAACACTATCCCGAAGTTCCACACCAGCCGGAAGTACCTGGAGAACTTGACGGAGAATCCGTACTTCTTCCTGGACGTGCTGTTTGTGCACGAACCGCCCGAGGACGATAATATGTGCGAAGCGGTGTACGCCGAGATCGCCACCCTGGACACAACGAGCTTTTCCTACATCTTCGAGGTGGGCAGGAACGCCGCCAAGATACACGATAACATGGCGAAGCTGCTGGCGCATCCTTTGCAGCGTCCACCGCAGAGAGACACTTCCTACACCCTGTACTCGACGACAGCCGCTCGGGAAGTGCATACCAACGTATAG
- the LOC105287675 gene encoding microfibrillar-associated protein 1 — protein sequence MMMDYFVTNNSLAPAPMGIQSTAGAVPVKNDKGELSMKKVKVHRYVSGKRPDYAAVSSDEESEEEDFLEKRVHKGYDDEAIADVTTHSYSKTRDEDDPRLRRLTRQQKEAPTEVRVERHRHIHEPELIEVELERSRERVKLESSDSSEDEELSDSEIEKRREALKQRVLSKKETEEELIQDEEEEKSGGSSDESTDYEEYTDSEEEIGPRLKPVFVRKKDRITVMEKEKEAVRQKQAEVETRKMAEERKRETLRMVEESVRKETQTGSKANIDQESKLNDVCTDDENDEVEYEAWKLRELKRIKRDREEREQLEKEHLEIDRIRTMTEEDRRQEARLNPKVITNKAAKGKYKFLQKYYHRGAFYLDKDDSILKRDFSGATLEDHFDKTILPKVMQVKNFGRSGRTKYTHLVDQDTTQFDSPWISETAQNLKFHNNQAAGMKQVFDRPSLNKRKTEN from the exons ATGATGATGGACTATTTTGTGACGAACAATTCCTTAGCACCCGCACCCATGGGTATACAAAGCACAGCGGGTGCTGTGCCcgtaaaaaatgataaag GAGAATTGTCCATGAAAAAGGTGAAGGTGCATCGTTATGTTTCTGGTAAGAGACCAGATTATGCAGCAGTGAGTTCAGACGAAGAGTCGGAAGAGGAGGACTTCCTCGAGAAGCGCGTACACAAGGGTTACGACGATGAGGCCATTGCTGATGTCACCACACACTCGTACTCAAAGACTAGAGACGAGGATGATCCACGTCTGCGAAGATTAACGCGACAGCAGAAAGAGGCACCGACCGAAGTACGTGTGGAAAGACACAGACACATCCATGAGCCCGAGCTAATTGAGGTCGAGTTGGAAAGATCGCGGGAGAGGGTCAAATTGGAGAGCTCTGACTCCTCGGAGGACGAAGAGCTATCAGATTCTGAGATAGAAAAACGACGAGAGGCACTGAAACAACGAGTATTATCCAAGAAGGAAACGGAAGAAGAGCTGATacaggacgaggaggaagagaaatcGGGCGGGAGTTCAGACGAGAGTACGGATTATGAAGAATATACCGATTCCGAAGAAGAAATCGGGCCGCGATTGAAGCCCGTGTTCGTTCGCAAAAAGGACAGAATCACAGtgatggagaaagagaaagaagcggTTCGGCAGAAACAAGCGGAAGTTGAGACTAGGAAGATGGCTGaggaacgaaagagagagacccTGAGGATGGTAGAAGAGTCTGTGCGAAAAGAGACGCAGACGGGCAGCAAGGCTAATATCGATCAGGAGAGCAAGCTGAACGACGTTTGTACAGATGACGAAAACGATGAGGTGGAATACGAGGCGTGGAAGCTACGCGAGCTGAAGAGGATCAAGCGTGATCGCGAGGAGAGGGAGCAGCTGGAGAAGGAACACTTGGAGATCGACCGTATCCGTACCATGACCGAGGAGGACCGAAGGCAGGAGGCGCGATTGAATCCGAAAGTCATCACCAATAAAGCGGCGAAAGGCAAATACAAGTTCCTGCAGAAATATTATCATCGCGGTGCGTTCTACTTGGACAAAGACGATTCCATATTGAAACGCGACTTCTCCGGCGCAACTTTGGAAGATCATTTCGATAAGACAATCCTGCCCAAAGTCATGCAGGtgaagaacttcgggcgcagTGGCAGAACCAAATATACTCACTTGGTGGATCAAGACACCACGCAGTTTGATTCACCTTGGATATCAGAGACGGCTCAGAATCTTAAGTTCCACAATAATCAAGCAGCAGGGATGAAACAGGTCTTCGATCGGCCTTCtttgaataaaagaaaaactgaGAATTGA